GTTCACTGCAATGCCTCACATTGCCCAGTAAGCAAACTAATCGATGCTAGCTATTGTGTGTGTAAGTAGTTTTCAATCAGTCAGTCACCCATGCTGCACTGCACGTACGCATGCAGATCTTCTGCCGAAGGCTACCGTGCGTCTGCAGATCAGTAGCTACGAAATCCCGACTGCTGGCAACCAAGGCTTCATCAGGAGGAACAGCAAGGGCCAATTCGTGGTGTTGCTGAACGTGACATCGAGCGAGATGATGGGTTCTCTGATGAGCGGCAGCGGTAGAGTGGCGGTGATcactcctcctccggcggcgagcggcggcgcgtctctccccgccgccgccgccgccggcgggacgACCTTGGTGGCGCCGGTTGTCCCTCACGGCGCAAGAATACTCGGTGCCACCGCTGCAGACAATACACTGCGTCAAATTCTCGACCAGCTGCAATCTTCGAGTGATCTGCTTCCAGGACTTGCGCAAGGACTAGATTACCTACTCAGTAACGCCACAATGGAGGTTCTCCGTGAGCTAGCCGACGACATAGTCCCAACTGGAGTATCCTACGGCGGCGACACCGTTGATGCTTATGTTGCTTTTGACGTCGGGCCCTTCTCCTACTCTCCTAACAATTGATGAGGTCTAACGCGTACCACACTGCCTAGTGTGTAATGGCCAGCTAGTAATGAAATAATCCATGCGCGTGCTTTGTGATAAATCAAATAAAGCTTGTATATCTCTGTTTATGTAACATACATGGCCAACAGTTCCCCCGGATCGCGCTCCTCTAACGTAACGTAAGAGGGACGTGGATCACTGACGTGTGGACCCAACCTttgtgcatcccacatgtcagagAAGACTCGTCCAGTTCCCCCATAGGCCATACTCttccaaataacaaaatttCGGGTCGTTAGGAAATATTAGCCTACCCCCCtgtttttctctaaaaaaatttggcatcctcttcatcttcattcTCACTCTCACTCTCCACAAGTTGAGAATAGTTCTCGTTCCCAATTTTTCGTAACTTGAGCGAGTGCCGCACGGGAGAAGGGTGGAGCGGGATGGTGGCACCAAATGGTGAGAATGTACGATCGCAACGCCATATCATGCTACCTGATCAGGCACGGGTTGAGGGAGTCTATCTTGGCGTGATgggaatttttttcatatttacatttttattttttaatatttacaaaaatattataccggcgaaaatatttacaaaagtaGACCCTGCCGTCCAACActaaaaaatacatttttggCCGGTGAAAATTACATTTACCCCCTTGCAGCCcttacagagggcggcaagggacctcaGTGCAAAATGCGCACACCTTGCCGCCCTCCACTTGGGCGGCAGGAGacatttttgtaaatattttagatggtataatatttttgtaaatattaaaaaataaaaatttaaaaatgaaaaaaattcggcGTGATGGCGTCTGACCTATTAGTATCAGCCCATATATTTTGCACAAATCCAGCCCAACTTCTACGGGCCGCACGTACGTGGCAATCTCGTTCCGGACCAAAATCTATTGAAGATTTGGGCCGTGGCTACCCGAACCCAGCCGGCCTGCCTACCCCATACTTAACTCACACGCGCACGTTCGCCTCCAAAACCCTaacaccctcgccgccgccgacccattcgccgccgccgccgccgccggaaaaCCATGGTAATCTCGTCGTCGTTCTCGTCCACGTTGTCCTGGCAGCTTCGACCTTACTGACGCCGTACCGATCTGTCGCCCGCAGGGtatcgacctcgtcgccggcggccggaacAAGAAGACCAAGCGCACGGCGCCCAGGTCCGAGGATGTCTACCTCAAGCTCATCGTCAAGGTCAGCTCCTCCTCGATCTCTCGGTGCTGTGAGATCCTTCGCGGTCGATGATGCCCAGGGATTCTGATTTGGTGCGTTTTGGTTCTTGCTCCTCCCAGCTCTACCGCTTCCTGGTGCGGAGGACCAAGAGCCACTTCAACGCCGTGATCCTGAAGCGGCTCTTCATGAGCAAGACCaaccgcccgccgctctcgatGCGCCGTCTCGTCAGGTTCATGGAGGGGAAGGTACCTGATCGCCATGCCATTTCGGTAAGAATagttcagagagagagagagagagagttggatTTGGGGACTCATTGGGGTCTCTGCGTGTGGCGTGTCGAGTGTAGGGGGACCAGATCGCCGTGATCGTGGGCACCGTCACAGATGACAAGAGGATCTATGAGGTGCCGGCGATGAAGGTGGCTGCTCTCAGGTTCACCGAGACCGCGAGAGCACGGATCATCAATGCCGGTGGCGAGTGCCTCACGTTCGACCAGCTCGCTCTCCGCGCCCCGCTTGGCCAGAACACGGTATAATTCTCCAGCTTTAATTCAGCTGCTGCTTGCTGGTGATACAGTTTGCGGTATTTCATCACTTGTATGAATTAGGACAGTCGCTTTTGCGTGGTAAATACTTAAGATTGAGACATAATTATGTCTGACGACTCTGATCCATGCATCTTATTGTTGCCAACGACCAAGTTAAcctttcatacttagtgctgtaTTTCAATCAAGACGTGTGCAGATATGCTAGGCTAATCCGATAACATTTCATTGATGAATGGGTTTTGCAATTATTGACGACAACAGATGCACTATTTACCCTCTTCTTGGTATCTTTATAAAGGCCAAGGAGATAAAACAGGTGCATAGATCTAAAATGGTTGGCTTACCAGCCCACTGCATTCGATTAAGGCTGCCCTGGTGTCAAATGGTCCAAAATTAGCTTGCTTGGGGATTACTTAACCATTCTATTGGTATTATAGAGTATATGCTTATTTAACACGTAGTAGTTGGTTTTGAAAACTTGAACGATTCATTTTCTCTTGTTTCGACCAACTTTTAGATTTAGTAAGATTTCCTACACACTGGAAAAAGGTGTAATACACATCAATATATCATACAATAGTGGATAGAGTGTATTAGCTGCCTCTGCCATATTCATCCCCGCTGaatgtagttaatgctatttctctcttctctcattaagctaCATCACCGCCCTTAGATGATTGATAtttggtccaaattatctcccttcttttcttttataaagTCGCAGCACCTTAGTTTTTCCTTTGGATGATCAATCTATATtatcctccttttccttctcTCGTTGAGACACATCACCTTAGTTTTGTTTTTAaatgattaatttatatataatttaaattggTCTAAACCATATCATCTTAATTGTTAAATGTTTGTAGATTTTTTTCAATAGTCGGTCAAagatgaaaattatataaagTAGTATAAAGTTATACCGTCCAATTACCTTACATATTACTTGTACTATTATCATAAAAAACTTTCGCAGCAACACGTGGGTTTTATCTAGTTGCTATATAAGTCAGGAACTCTCGGTTGCcattttgagatattttggTCTAATTTATGGTATCCTTTATTTTATTATGCTGATCtatcattatttttatatataaactgGGTTGTAACTCATGTTACTTGTGGGGCTAGCTCTGTTTGGTACCGTTTACTTACCAAATGGGTCTACTAGTTGTTAAGCCACAACATTAAGAAACCTGACATCACCGGGTCATTACTACCAGAATTGTCACCTACCATTATAAATAGTTTGTATTTCCATTGCTAAAAGTTCTTGCATTAAGTCTGGATGTTATATAACTGTTCTGTGTAATTTTGATATTTCTTGATAGG
The window above is part of the Oryza sativa Japonica Group chromosome 7, ASM3414082v1 genome. Proteins encoded here:
- the LOC4344265 gene encoding large ribosomal subunit protein eL18x isoform X1, whose amino-acid sequence is MGIDLVAGGRNKKTKRTAPRSEDVYLKLIVKLYRFLVRRTKSHFNAVILKRLFMSKTNRPPLSMRRLVRFMEGKVPDRHAISGDQIAVIVGTVTDDKRIYEVPAMKVAALRFTETARARIINAGGECLTFDQLALRAPLGQNTVLLRGPKNAREAVKHFGPAPGVPHSNTKPYVRSKGRKFEKARGRRNSKGFKV
- the LOC4344265 gene encoding large ribosomal subunit protein eL18x isoform X2, whose product is MGIDLVAGGRNKKTKRTAPRSEDVYLKLIVKLYRFLVRRTKSHFNAVILKRLFMSKTNRPPLSMRRLVRFMEGKGDQIAVIVGTVTDDKRIYEVPAMKVAALRFTETARARIINAGGECLTFDQLALRAPLGQNTVLLRGPKNAREAVKHFGPAPGVPHSNTKPYVRSKGRKFEKARGRRNSKGFKV